A genomic region of Irregularibacter muris contains the following coding sequences:
- a CDS encoding pilus assembly PilX N-terminal domain-containing protein encodes MQRLADQSGGILVFTLLTITILSILGLALLPLTAIEYKSSSNFSTFEKAYFLAEAGVEETLAELEYNWNYRNEGERWISLDDGEYKVKIQGSGMERTIKSWGKVENIVRAIETKVQRPTHRINLQKLKDYAILSQGDIHIEELGNIYSEEGYEKAILGSWGNLYFESAQEDGKADLHIKGEIIPSYPTDHNKNINYPKNFPPSSKELMDLSNFNIEQYISWLKRNFGEGPENSSGVNRVVEFKPVTSKEENLELDEHQISSPREDQIIIIKNYDSVTLGGQFNGLIIVDQVDNLKIKNKSIINGMLIFTGNELKITEFQVAGGSSTINGSMMCLNSYIQNENWKLKLNHNPSILAKLNEYLPQNFESSGQGKGLSIHVIHWKEIDSQEEN; translated from the coding sequence ATGCAAAGATTAGCAGACCAATCAGGGGGTATATTGGTATTTACTCTTTTAACAATCACCATATTATCCATACTGGGTTTAGCTCTTTTACCCCTTACAGCTATTGAATATAAAAGCTCTTCCAATTTTTCTACCTTTGAGAAAGCATATTTTTTAGCAGAAGCTGGAGTGGAAGAGACCTTAGCAGAGCTGGAATATAATTGGAATTATAGGAATGAAGGAGAGCGATGGATTAGCTTGGATGATGGGGAGTACAAGGTAAAAATTCAAGGAAGTGGAATGGAGCGTACTATTAAATCTTGGGGTAAGGTGGAAAACATTGTAAGAGCAATTGAGACAAAGGTACAAAGACCTACCCATAGGATAAATCTTCAAAAGTTAAAGGATTATGCGATTTTATCCCAAGGAGACATACATATAGAGGAACTAGGCAATATTTATTCAGAAGAGGGTTATGAAAAAGCTATTTTAGGAAGTTGGGGAAATTTGTATTTTGAATCGGCCCAAGAAGATGGGAAGGCAGACCTGCACATAAAAGGTGAGATTATTCCAAGTTATCCTACAGATCATAACAAAAATATCAATTACCCTAAGAACTTTCCCCCATCTTCCAAGGAGTTAATGGATTTGTCCAATTTTAATATAGAGCAATATATTTCATGGCTAAAAAGGAATTTTGGTGAGGGTCCTGAAAATTCATCGGGTGTCAATAGGGTAGTAGAATTCAAACCAGTTACTTCAAAGGAGGAGAATTTAGAGCTAGATGAGCATCAGATTTCTTCCCCTAGGGAGGATCAAATCATAATAATAAAGAATTATGATAGTGTAACACTAGGAGGACAATTTAATGGATTAATTATTGTTGATCAAGTCGATAATTTAAAGATTAAAAACAAGTCTATTATTAATGGAATGCTGATTTTTACTGGTAATGAGCTAAAAATCACTGAATTTCAAGTAGCGGGTGGTAGCAGTACCATTAATGGGAGCATGATGTGTTTAAATTCTTATATACAAAACGAAAATTGGAAGTTGAAATTAAACCATAATCCTTCCATATTAGCAAAATTAAATGAGTATTTACCTCAAAATTTTGAAAGTAGTGGACAGGGAAAAGGCCTATCAATACATGTTATCCATTGGAAAGAAATAGATAGCCAGGAAGAAAACTAG
- a CDS encoding PilN domain-containing protein translates to MKEMNLLPKECLDVREQKKKRKLYIGGVTTFIFLLMVTYGGMFYMNYKLNKDIININSEIQELQAFKEIQSQVIFDKEILQRRKSILRKLEVESKDHYAFFVALKNTVPDEITLESISHPTGNHYNLTAKATKPDKIADFMINLAKIKGVKDVMLDHVQYGESMGEEKRQSTSKFSINFTYQFGGDHNESK, encoded by the coding sequence ATGAAAGAAATGAATCTGCTCCCTAAAGAATGTCTCGATGTTAGAGAACAAAAGAAAAAAAGAAAGTTGTATATAGGAGGGGTCACTACATTTATTTTTCTTTTGATGGTCACATACGGTGGTATGTTTTATATGAATTATAAGCTAAATAAAGATATCATTAATATTAATTCAGAAATTCAAGAGTTACAGGCCTTTAAAGAAATTCAGTCTCAGGTTATTTTTGATAAGGAAATACTGCAAAGAAGAAAATCTATATTGAGGAAATTAGAGGTTGAAAGTAAAGATCACTATGCATTTTTTGTTGCATTAAAAAATACTGTGCCTGATGAAATTACTTTAGAAAGCATTAGCCATCCTACTGGAAATCATTATAATTTAACAGCTAAGGCTACAAAGCCAGATAAAATAGCAGATTTTATGATAAATTTGGCAAAGATAAAAGGTGTAAAAGATGTTATGCTTGACCATGTGCAGTACGGAGAGAGTATGGGTGAGGAGAAAAGACAAAGTACAAGTAAATTTTCCATTAACTTCACCTATCAGTTTGGAGGAGATCACAATGAATCTAAGTAA
- a CDS encoding type II secretion system F family protein — MNKIPKFEYVAKDNRGKTNEGVLEAATLKDAAFILRNNSFYPIEITPQNINKSKELFARKEIKTRDLAIFCRQFATTLKSGIPVVDSLDIIHKQIENKKLAKIIAEVYEYIQKGYPVSEALADHPKAFPPLLVNMVETGEISGTLDVVMERMAIHYEKENKTHQKIQAAITYPIVVFVVAILVVVFLLTFVMPTFVGMFDNMGAELPLATRVLMFISSGLSRFWYIFGLLILFSQYILHKYMKTPQGKYNIDKLLLKIPIWGKVQNKVIVSRFTRTMSVLLSSGVDLLQALDIVKRVIDNEFIHKKICDIEEGVSRGISLAELIRNTYIFPPMVYQMIKVGEDSGSLDFVLEKTANFYDDEVETAISQMTTMIEPIIIVFLGGIVGFMVLAMLLPMFDMYSAIG, encoded by the coding sequence ATGAACAAAATTCCCAAGTTTGAATATGTAGCTAAAGACAATAGGGGCAAAACCAATGAAGGGGTTTTAGAAGCAGCCACTTTAAAGGATGCCGCATTTATATTGAGAAATAATAGTTTCTATCCTATTGAAATAACACCTCAGAATATAAATAAATCCAAAGAATTATTTGCACGCAAGGAAATCAAGACCAGGGATCTGGCTATATTTTGCAGACAGTTTGCCACTACCTTAAAATCGGGGATCCCTGTGGTGGATAGTTTGGATATTATTCATAAACAAATAGAAAATAAGAAACTTGCAAAAATCATTGCAGAGGTATATGAATATATACAAAAGGGTTATCCAGTATCAGAGGCCCTGGCTGACCATCCAAAGGCATTTCCTCCACTGCTGGTGAATATGGTGGAGACAGGAGAGATTAGCGGTACTCTGGATGTGGTGATGGAGAGAATGGCAATCCATTATGAAAAAGAGAATAAAACACACCAGAAAATACAAGCTGCTATAACTTATCCTATAGTAGTATTTGTGGTGGCCATACTGGTAGTGGTATTTCTTTTGACCTTTGTCATGCCTACCTTTGTAGGAATGTTTGACAACATGGGAGCGGAATTACCCTTAGCTACCAGGGTACTCATGTTTATAAGCAGTGGGTTAAGTAGATTTTGGTACATTTTCGGTTTGCTCATCCTCTTTTCACAGTATATATTGCATAAATACATGAAGACTCCCCAAGGAAAATATAATATAGACAAACTTTTACTGAAAATACCTATTTGGGGCAAGGTACAAAACAAAGTTATTGTATCCCGTTTTACCCGTACTATGAGTGTATTGCTAAGTAGTGGAGTTGATTTATTGCAAGCTCTAGATATCGTCAAACGGGTCATTGATAATGAGTTTATCCATAAAAAAATATGTGATATAGAAGAAGGCGTAAGTAGGGGGATAAGCTTAGCAGAACTCATCAGAAATACCTATATATTCCCACCCATGGTATATCAAATGATTAAAGTAGGAGAGGATTCAGGCAGTTTAGATTTTGTATTGGAAAAAACAGCAAATTTTTATGATGATGAGGTGGAGACAGCCATTAGTCAAATGACTACCATGATTGAGCCCATAATCATAGTATTTTTAGGGGGAATTGTAGGGTTTATGGTTTTAGCCATGCTTCTTCCCATGTTTGATATGTATAGTGCCATTGGATAA
- a CDS encoding competence type IV pilus major pilin ComGC, which yields MLKIRKMMQRQQGFTLIELIVVLAILGVLAALIVPKFTNTTSKAKEVAVETTVKTLQSAVELYYLDNDSYPKSISDLEEEYIDENPNSSENIEKFGGKFDINSEGKVTFTKTEESSGQSE from the coding sequence ATGTTGAAAATTCGTAAAATGATGCAAAGACAGCAAGGTTTTACACTGATAGAACTTATTGTGGTTTTGGCTATATTGGGGGTGTTAGCTGCCTTAATTGTGCCTAAATTTACAAATACTACGAGTAAGGCTAAGGAAGTAGCTGTAGAGACCACCGTAAAAACTTTACAAAGTGCTGTGGAGTTATATTATTTGGATAATGATTCATATCCTAAGAGTATTTCTGATTTAGAGGAAGAATATATCGATGAAAACCCTAATAGCTCTGAAAATATTGAGAAATTTGGTGGCAAATTTGATATAAATAGTGAAGGGAAAGTTACTTTTACCAAAACTGAAGAGAGCAGTGGACAGTCGGAGTAA
- a CDS encoding shikimate kinase: MKSNISLIGFMGTGKSAIGRNIARELGYKFLDTDRYIEEFMGMTIAEIFTTMGEKSFRELENQMLKKIITKKNCVIATGGGIVLSKENRDLLKHTTFVVCLKATSKTIYYRTKRKSNRPLLGTQKPLKKINELLKQRKGLYDFGDITLYTDNFKINELTKMIIHQYNRYSIKDKTKNKSNEKE; this comes from the coding sequence ATGAAAAGCAACATTTCGCTTATAGGATTTATGGGCACCGGGAAAAGTGCTATCGGTAGGAATATAGCTAGAGAATTAGGATATAAATTCCTTGATACAGATAGATATATCGAGGAATTTATGGGCATGACCATAGCAGAGATTTTTACCACAATGGGGGAAAAATCCTTTAGGGAATTAGAAAATCAAATGTTAAAAAAAATAATAACGAAAAAGAACTGTGTAATTGCCACCGGTGGGGGTATTGTACTGTCAAAGGAAAATAGAGACTTGCTGAAACATACTACCTTTGTAGTATGTCTAAAGGCCACATCAAAAACAATATATTATAGAACCAAAAGAAAGAGCAATAGACCTTTGTTGGGTACTCAAAAGCCATTAAAAAAGATAAATGAATTGCTTAAACAAAGAAAGGGATTATATGATTTTGGAGATATAACTCTCTATACAGACAATTTCAAAATAAATGAATTAACAAAAATGATCATTCATCAATATAATAGATATTCAATAAAAGACAAGACAAAAAATAAAAGTAATGAAAAGGAGTAG
- a CDS encoding prepilin peptidase — MVLLIFILGLIIGSFLNVCIYRIPLGKSIAYPPSICGHCHTRLKPLDLFPVISWMFLRGKCRYCGESIDIRYPFVELFTGILFSLTYWKYSMHFILIPYLLVTAALIAITFIDIHHHIIPNSINLFIFATFFVFNFSLNFIPWKNAFLGALIGGGFLFILFLFTGGAGMGMGDVKLAGVLGLYLGWTNIILLLLLSFVLGGFFGMLLLALKIKSRKDAISFGPWIAMAAFITLLFGNDIIRWYVNLL, encoded by the coding sequence ATGGTTTTACTTATTTTTATTTTGGGACTTATCATAGGAAGCTTTTTAAATGTATGTATTTATCGGATCCCTTTAGGCAAGTCCATAGCGTATCCACCATCAATCTGTGGGCATTGTCACACCAGACTTAAACCTTTAGATCTATTTCCTGTAATAAGTTGGATGTTTTTAAGAGGAAAATGTCGCTATTGTGGCGAATCCATAGATATTAGATATCCTTTTGTAGAACTATTTACAGGAATATTATTTTCTTTAACCTACTGGAAATATTCAATGCATTTTATACTTATTCCTTATCTTCTTGTAACGGCAGCTCTTATAGCAATCACTTTTATTGATATACACCATCACATCATACCCAATAGTATTAATTTATTTATTTTTGCAACTTTTTTTGTTTTCAATTTTTCCCTTAATTTTATCCCATGGAAAAATGCATTTTTAGGAGCATTAATAGGGGGAGGATTTTTGTTTATCCTTTTTCTTTTCACCGGTGGAGCGGGTATGGGTATGGGGGATGTGAAACTTGCTGGAGTTTTGGGTTTATATTTAGGCTGGACAAACATTATTTTGCTTCTTCTTTTGTCCTTTGTTTTAGGAGGCTTTTTCGGAATGCTACTTTTGGCTTTAAAAATCAAAAGTAGAAAAGATGCAATATCCTTTGGACCTTGGATAGCTATGGCTGCATTTATAACACTGCTCTTTGGCAATGACATAATAAGGTGGTATGTAAACTTATTATAA
- a CDS encoding prepilin-type N-terminal cleavage/methylation domain-containing protein, which translates to MKKESRGFTLIELIVVFAILSIVLSIVAVGIPTYQRFIDKSQLKNETRAILQSILKARTEAIMDGYTRRIYINDQSGRIYIKRLYYPGDPPAEYRDLAPGIKITSNTYLGNLNLDLKPIGTVNVGGHITLRSPKGQYMTIVVQIGTGRIYMKEGMIDD; encoded by the coding sequence GTGAAAAAGGAAAGCAGGGGCTTTACTCTTATTGAACTAATTGTCGTTTTTGCTATTCTGAGCATTGTCCTATCCATAGTGGCTGTGGGCATACCTACCTACCAGCGTTTTATAGATAAAAGTCAATTAAAAAATGAGACTAGGGCTATTTTGCAATCCATATTAAAAGCTCGGACAGAAGCCATTATGGACGGATATACTAGAAGAATCTATATTAATGATCAATCGGGTAGAATCTATATTAAAAGACTTTATTATCCTGGAGATCCCCCTGCGGAATACAGGGATCTAGCCCCGGGGATAAAAATCACCAGCAATACCTACCTAGGAAATTTAAACTTAGATTTAAAACCCATAGGTACAGTCAACGTAGGGGGCCATATTACTCTTAGGAGTCCTAAAGGGCAATACATGACTATTGTCGTGCAGATAGGCACAGGGAGGATATATATGAAAGAGGGAATGATTGATGATTAG
- the aroQ gene encoding type II 3-dehydroquinate dehydratase: MKKIMVLHGPNLNLLGFRKPHIYGKETLQDINGEILEKSSKLKVRVEIFQFNSEGQLIEQIHKAHNMYDGIIINPAAFTHYSYAIRDAIEAIEIPTIEVHLSNIYNRECFRAKSVISPVCLGQISGLGKEGYILALEKLASL; this comes from the coding sequence ATGAAGAAGATTATGGTTTTGCATGGCCCTAATTTAAACCTGTTAGGTTTCAGAAAGCCCCATATATACGGAAAAGAAACATTACAGGATATCAATGGAGAGATTTTAGAAAAATCATCAAAATTAAAAGTAAGGGTAGAAATTTTTCAATTTAATAGTGAAGGCCAATTAATAGAACAAATACATAAGGCACATAATATGTATGATGGCATAATCATTAATCCAGCAGCCTTTACCCATTACAGTTATGCTATACGAGATGCTATAGAGGCTATAGAAATTCCGACTATTGAAGTACATCTTAGCAATATTTATAATAGGGAATGTTTTAGAGCTAAATCAGTGATATCTCCTGTCTGCCTTGGTCAGATTTCGGGCTTAGGTAAAGAAGGATATATTTTGGCATTAGAGAAACTAGCATCTTTATAA
- a CDS encoding type 4a pilus biogenesis protein PilO gives MNLSKREKVLLCLLTFVVVIGSYINFLILPKLEAIKETKTTLKEKTIELNSLQQARKSDSLNKTEKQLQEEIDKVEEAIPSQIKIPRVYLDILSIVEKTGVQQESLNMQTASLEGETSQEGEEAKQNIQDKSEQLLIIPIVHKIRGTYGEIEDYIDSIQKCGRKIDIIEYEIINSKEDKNNHQLSASFMLKAYGLVKQGQNYSEFVDYKFLKDNYGRPNPFQPNSTAKDNDAQDVEEQE, from the coding sequence ATGAATCTAAGTAAAAGAGAAAAAGTTTTGTTATGTCTCCTCACATTTGTAGTTGTTATAGGAAGTTATATCAATTTTCTAATTCTCCCTAAGCTGGAGGCAATAAAGGAAACGAAAACCACTCTAAAAGAAAAAACAATAGAATTAAATAGTTTACAACAGGCTAGAAAATCGGATAGTCTTAATAAGACGGAGAAACAATTACAAGAGGAAATAGATAAAGTGGAAGAGGCAATCCCAAGTCAAATAAAAATTCCTAGGGTATATTTAGATATTCTATCCATAGTGGAAAAGACAGGAGTACAGCAGGAAAGTCTGAATATGCAAACGGCCTCACTAGAAGGTGAAACTTCTCAAGAAGGGGAGGAAGCAAAGCAAAATATTCAGGATAAATCTGAGCAATTACTCATCATACCCATTGTTCATAAAATCAGGGGGACCTATGGGGAAATCGAAGACTATATTGATTCCATACAAAAATGTGGAAGAAAAATAGATATTATTGAATATGAAATAATTAATTCTAAAGAGGATAAGAATAATCATCAATTATCGGCTTCCTTTATGTTAAAAGCCTATGGATTAGTAAAACAAGGACAGAATTATTCAGAGTTTGTGGATTATAAGTTTTTGAAGGATAATTATGGAAGACCAAATCCTTTTCAGCCTAATTCCACAGCAAAAGATAATGATGCTCAAGATGTTGAAGAACAAGAATAA
- the efp gene encoding elongation factor P, with protein sequence MISAGDFRKGLTFEMDGEVYSIVDFQHVKPGKGAAFVRTKIKNIKTGGAVEKTFNPNDKYPRAHIETKEMQYLYHDGELYYFMDLENYEQIPLNQDQVEDAVKYIKENMNAVIRFHKGQAFSVEPPNFVELEVIETEPGFKGDTATGANKPATVETGATITVPLFVNIGDVIRIDTRTGEYMERV encoded by the coding sequence ATGATATCAGCAGGTGATTTTAGAAAAGGGCTAACTTTTGAGATGGATGGTGAGGTGTACTCAATCGTAGATTTCCAACATGTTAAACCAGGTAAAGGAGCTGCCTTTGTTCGTACAAAAATAAAAAACATAAAAACTGGGGGAGCGGTAGAAAAGACTTTTAATCCCAATGATAAGTATCCTAGAGCTCATATCGAAACCAAGGAAATGCAATATTTATACCATGATGGAGAGCTTTACTATTTTATGGATTTGGAAAACTATGAGCAAATTCCATTAAATCAGGACCAAGTAGAGGATGCTGTAAAGTACATCAAAGAAAACATGAATGCTGTCATAAGATTCCATAAAGGACAGGCCTTCTCTGTGGAGCCACCTAATTTCGTTGAACTTGAAGTCATAGAAACTGAACCAGGATTTAAGGGGGACACAGCCACGGGAGCAAATAAACCAGCTACTGTAGAAACAGGTGCCACTATAACCGTACCCCTATTTGTGAATATTGGGGATGTTATTCGTATTGATACTCGAACAGGGGAGTATATGGAAAGAGTTTAG
- a CDS encoding type IV pilus modification PilV family protein: MIRERGENGGFTLLEVLVSIALIGITAVALMGLFTVSLNNNLASRKSIEHTVYIKNIMEELKQEFTALPPGSRDMHKLVHKANEIQAHYPKSNITIGQKHEGKKLYIITIEIIEANRGEGDKLVSYIYLP; this comes from the coding sequence ATGATTAGGGAAAGAGGGGAAAATGGTGGATTTACCCTATTAGAAGTCTTGGTCTCTATTGCCTTAATTGGCATTACGGCAGTGGCCCTTATGGGTCTATTTACTGTTTCTCTCAATAACAATTTAGCCTCTAGGAAAAGTATAGAACATACTGTGTATATCAAAAACATCATGGAAGAATTGAAGCAGGAATTTACTGCTCTACCTCCGGGTAGCCGAGATATGCATAAATTAGTCCATAAAGCCAATGAAATACAAGCCCACTATCCCAAAAGCAATATAACTATAGGGCAAAAACATGAGGGGAAAAAGTTATATATTATCACAATAGAAATTATTGAAGCCAACAGAGGGGAGGGAGATAAACTTGTTTCCTATATTTACCTCCCTTAA
- the pilM gene encoding type IV pilus assembly protein PilM has protein sequence MRKTNQSMVFDIGSKNIKAVIGTSKNHQIEIYDYEIIPIPEDSVFDGRILHKTKVAESIEGFHRKKGKRKHKIMVSISSSMTILRNFDLPKMEEEELKEAIRYEMEHLLPEPMENYIVDFTVLDEYLKDIEDGDKVPMVKVQTAALPRAIIMTYINTFEKAGLKIDAIDIQCNGIGKLFGGRKKFIKDFQDEETIDKNIGIIDIGHQNTTITIIEFGKVFLYRVIDKGGKDINRIVADTLGIDERAAEEWKSNTRFLDEEFYKDTPLPLKQYLQDLLMEVQRVIDFSISRSTQKTLDRIYLIGGGAKIQNIAHYFQENLRIATILGNNYRNISVNGSETSFSEDLLYLSNILGILLRKE, from the coding sequence ATGAGGAAAACAAACCAAAGCATGGTATTTGATATAGGATCTAAAAATATAAAGGCAGTGATAGGGACGAGTAAGAACCATCAAATAGAAATATATGACTATGAAATTATACCCATTCCTGAAGATTCAGTTTTTGATGGACGTATATTACATAAAACCAAAGTTGCTGAATCTATTGAAGGTTTTCATAGAAAGAAGGGAAAAAGAAAGCATAAGATCATGGTGTCTATTTCCTCCAGCATGACCATATTGCGTAATTTTGATCTTCCTAAAATGGAAGAAGAGGAATTAAAAGAGGCCATCAGATATGAGATGGAACATCTTCTGCCAGAACCTATGGAAAATTATATTGTAGATTTTACGGTGCTAGACGAATACCTTAAGGATATTGAGGATGGAGATAAAGTTCCTATGGTAAAGGTACAGACCGCTGCCTTACCTAGAGCTATTATTATGACTTATATCAATACCTTTGAAAAGGCAGGTCTAAAAATAGATGCAATAGATATACAATGCAATGGTATAGGGAAATTATTCGGCGGGAGAAAAAAATTTATTAAAGATTTCCAAGATGAGGAAACCATAGATAAAAATATAGGAATTATTGATATAGGTCATCAAAATACCACTATTACCATTATAGAATTTGGGAAGGTTTTTCTTTATCGTGTAATAGATAAAGGGGGAAAGGATATTAACCGTATCGTTGCAGATACCCTTGGAATAGATGAGAGAGCTGCCGAGGAATGGAAATCCAATACAAGATTTCTTGATGAAGAGTTCTATAAAGACACACCCCTACCTTTAAAACAGTATTTACAGGATTTACTTATGGAAGTACAGAGGGTTATAGATTTCTCTATATCCAGAAGCACTCAAAAGACATTAGATCGTATTTATTTAATCGGAGGGGGAGCAAAAATACAAAATATTGCTCATTATTTTCAGGAAAACTTAAGAATTGCTACTATTTTAGGCAATAATTACAGAAATATATCTGTAAATGGAAGTGAGACCTCTTTTTCTGAAGATTTATTATACCTATCCAATATTCTTGGAATTTTGTTGAGAAAGGAGTAG
- a CDS encoding type IV pilus twitching motility protein PilT — MEILQLLESTINQKASDLHITTGVPPVMRIDGALKRIGENRLTPENTMKSIDAIMNDTQKKQLEKLGQVDFSYSLHGVGRFRVNAYRQRGSYAIAFRLIPTSIPTLEQLNLPQGLGDLTERNRGLILVTGPTGSGKSTTLAALIDMINHNKSKHILTLEDPIEYLHRHKSSIVNQREIGQDFYSYPEALRAALRQDPDVILIGEMRDLETISIALTAAETGHLVLSTLHTIGAAKTMDRIIDAFPPHQQQQIKIQLSTVIQGVISQQLLKRKNQSGRVAALEVMKATPAIRNIIREGKTFQIQSSIQTGGRAGMITMDNYLTNLYNQGQISKEDAILYSIDQETMKNRFRI, encoded by the coding sequence TTGGAAATTCTTCAATTATTGGAAAGCACAATAAATCAAAAGGCTTCTGATTTACATATCACCACAGGAGTTCCTCCTGTTATGCGTATTGATGGCGCTTTAAAAAGAATAGGAGAAAATAGACTTACCCCCGAAAACACCATGAAAAGTATCGATGCAATAATGAATGATACACAAAAAAAACAATTGGAAAAACTGGGACAGGTAGATTTTTCCTATTCATTGCATGGTGTAGGGCGTTTTAGAGTAAATGCCTATCGACAAAGGGGAAGTTATGCCATTGCTTTTCGACTCATTCCCACCAGCATACCAACTTTGGAACAATTAAATCTACCTCAAGGTTTAGGGGATTTGACTGAAAGGAATAGAGGGCTAATTTTAGTGACGGGTCCTACAGGGAGTGGGAAATCTACCACTTTGGCTGCATTAATTGATATGATTAACCACAATAAAAGCAAACATATCTTAACACTAGAGGATCCTATAGAATATTTACACCGACATAAAAGCAGTATTGTAAATCAGCGCGAGATTGGACAGGATTTTTATAGTTATCCTGAGGCCTTAAGGGCGGCCCTGCGCCAGGATCCCGATGTGATCCTTATTGGAGAAATGAGGGATTTAGAAACCATATCGATAGCCTTGACTGCCGCAGAGACGGGACACCTTGTGTTATCAACCTTACATACTATAGGCGCTGCCAAAACCATGGACAGAATAATTGATGCGTTTCCACCCCACCAACAACAGCAGATAAAAATCCAATTGTCTACGGTTATTCAAGGGGTAATCTCCCAACAGCTGTTAAAAAGGAAAAATCAATCGGGTAGGGTTGCAGCTTTGGAAGTGATGAAGGCTACTCCTGCTATTCGAAATATTATTAGAGAAGGCAAAACCTTTCAAATACAATCCTCTATTCAAACTGGTGGACGAGCAGGAATGATTACCATGGATAATTATCTTACAAACTTGTATAACCAAGGACAAATAAGTAAAGAAGATGCGATATTATATTCAATCGATCAAGAAACCATGAAAAATAGATTTCGCATTTAG
- a CDS encoding TIM barrel protein — protein MKIKFGPAGNSESFYNEGYKSSVDMPKWLENKGLGAYEYSCTKGIRFKEETGRKIGEQVKKHNIFLSIHAPYYINLGNPDPEMREKSKKYILDSLVAAKWTGAKRVVFHPGSRGKLTREKAFQIAKNTFQEVLDLVYKNNLEDITLCPETMGKRNQLGTLEEILELCQLEDNIIPTIDFGHIHARNGGSLNHKQDFDDTIDMIENGIGIERTKAIHIHFSRIEFTDAGEKRHWTYQDNQFGPDFDPLAEVIIERDMHPIIICESKGTMAEDALTFKKIYRDVKAKKKNNKNSTNNL, from the coding sequence ATGAAGATAAAGTTTGGTCCTGCTGGAAACTCTGAGTCCTTTTATAATGAAGGCTATAAATCCTCCGTGGATATGCCTAAGTGGTTAGAAAATAAAGGATTAGGTGCCTATGAGTATTCCTGTACAAAGGGGATAAGATTTAAAGAAGAAACAGGTAGAAAAATCGGTGAACAAGTAAAAAAACATAATATATTTTTAAGTATACACGCTCCTTATTATATAAATTTAGGGAATCCAGACCCTGAAATGAGAGAAAAATCAAAAAAGTATATTCTTGATTCTTTAGTAGCAGCTAAATGGACGGGAGCAAAAAGGGTGGTTTTCCATCCAGGTTCCAGAGGAAAGCTAACAAGAGAAAAGGCTTTTCAAATTGCAAAGAATACTTTTCAAGAAGTGCTAGATTTAGTTTATAAAAATAATCTAGAGGACATTACTCTTTGCCCTGAAACCATGGGAAAAAGAAATCAACTCGGGACCCTAGAGGAAATATTGGAGCTATGTCAATTAGAGGATAATATAATTCCCACCATTGACTTTGGACACATTCATGCTCGTAATGGAGGAAGTTTAAATCACAAACAAGATTTTGATGATACAATAGATATGATTGAGAATGGTATAGGCATAGAAAGAACCAAAGCCATACATATTCATTTTAGTCGTATTGAATTTACTGATGCAGGGGAAAAAAGACATTGGACATATCAGGATAATCAATTTGGTCCCGACTTTGATCCTTTGGCGGAGGTAATTATTGAAAGGGATATGCATCCTATAATCATTTGTGAATCCAAAGGAACAATGGCAGAAGATGCTCTTACCTTCAAGAAAATATATAGAGACGTAAAAGCCAAAAAGAAAAATAATAAAAATTCTACTAATAATTTATAA